Proteins encoded together in one Psychrobacter sp. 28M-43 window:
- a CDS encoding ABC transporter substrate-binding protein, which translates to MKWTFKTTLLALTVGTMGLVGCSDPETTAATGTDTEAATSTSTSDMPVQGVTDTEIILGGANDLSGPFAGFGNPAVAAANMYFDEVNAAGGVNGRKIRYIVEDHSYQVPKAVQSANKLVSRDKVFAMLMSLGTPHNLASFPIMDRANVPSIMPLTFARAMQEEGDFNRRYTAGSTYYDSIKLGMEYLIAENKVSNLCVMYIPSDYGEETNEAAKDISDNNPNVTLVQSSSHRPDETDFAGAMAKLKDAKCELIALSLTIRGAITAVGTANAMGWSDVKFIAPVTGFHPAVAAAPGGASEGLYSVSYYNDLALRANEPETKAWVEKFEKATGEEVSAGAILGYLAAKVTVDGLSAAGPDLNADTFNKGLETVSFVDGVTGSTVAITPESHVAINDIYLSQVQNGQWKTVTQLK; encoded by the coding sequence ATGAAATGGACATTCAAGACCACGCTACTAGCACTCACAGTCGGTACGATGGGTCTAGTGGGGTGTAGTGATCCAGAAACGACCGCAGCGACGGGCACTGATACTGAGGCTGCTACATCTACTTCTACAAGTGACATGCCAGTACAGGGCGTGACCGATACTGAGATTATCTTAGGCGGTGCAAATGATTTATCGGGTCCGTTTGCTGGATTTGGTAATCCTGCCGTCGCCGCAGCCAATATGTATTTTGATGAAGTGAATGCGGCAGGCGGGGTCAATGGTCGAAAGATTCGCTATATCGTCGAGGACCATTCTTATCAAGTACCAAAGGCCGTACAGTCTGCGAACAAATTGGTCAGCCGCGATAAAGTGTTTGCCATGCTGATGTCGCTTGGCACACCGCACAACTTAGCGAGCTTCCCTATTATGGATCGCGCCAATGTTCCTAGTATCATGCCGCTCACTTTTGCGCGAGCCATGCAAGAAGAAGGGGATTTCAATCGTCGCTATACCGCTGGTAGTACCTATTATGATTCAATAAAGTTAGGTATGGAGTACCTTATTGCCGAAAACAAAGTTAGCAATTTATGTGTCATGTATATCCCATCAGATTATGGTGAAGAGACCAATGAGGCGGCTAAGGATATCAGCGATAACAATCCTAACGTCACCCTCGTTCAGTCCAGCTCACATCGTCCTGATGAAACAGACTTTGCTGGGGCAATGGCCAAGTTAAAAGACGCTAAATGTGAGCTTATTGCCTTATCTTTAACCATTCGCGGTGCTATTACAGCGGTAGGTACGGCAAATGCTATGGGCTGGAGTGATGTGAAATTTATCGCTCCTGTCACTGGTTTCCATCCTGCAGTTGCAGCGGCACCAGGTGGCGCAAGTGAAGGCCTATACTCTGTGTCGTACTATAATGATTTGGCACTAAGAGCGAATGAACCTGAGACTAAGGCTTGGGTTGAGAAGTTTGAAAAAGCCACAGGAGAGGAAGTATCAGCAGGTGCTATTCTTGGTTATCTAGCTGCCAAAGTAACCGTTGACGGTCTATCCGCAGCAGGTCCTGATCTAAATGCTGACACTTTCAATAAGGGTCTTGAGACTGTCAGTTTTGTCGATGGCGTTACAGGATCTACAGTTGCCATCACGCCTGAGAGCCATGTCGCGATTAATGATATCTACTTGTCACAAGTACAAAATGGTCAATGGAAAACGGTGACGCAGCTTAAATAA
- the acs gene encoding acetate--CoA ligase → MTQKSFPISAEFMAAANTTPDKYLTDYQQSIESPEAIDAFWAKRAELIDWIKKPTKVSNVNYDLDDFRIKWFEDGELNISVNCLDRHLEENPYKPAIIWEGDHPSLHKIISFKELHEAVCRLGNSLRKLGVVKGDRVTLYMPMIPEAMVAMLACARIGAVHSVVFGGFSAESLGNRLIDSRSKVVITADEGLRGGKHTPLKANVDHALDMDGTESVEKVIVVHRTGNSIPMSGRRDVWYHNLVDGQSEICEPEVMNAEDPLFLLYTSGSTGKPKGVVHTTGGYITYAISTFRDVFDIKEDDVYWCTADVGWITGHTYSTYAPLANGTTTVMFEGVPEHPTWARIGHIIDKHDVTILYTAPTAIRAMMKEGDAFVRESDRSSLRLLGSVGEPINPEAWDWYYNVVGDGKCPIVDTWWQTETGGILMAPIPGTVDLKPGAAMTPLYGVKPEVVDSDGAILEGPAEGNLVISSGWPGQMRTIYNDHPRFLKTYFSDYPGHYFTGDGAQRDEDGHYWITGRVDDVLNVAGHRLGTAEIESAVVAHPATAEAAIVGMPHEIRGTGICAFIILKSGEEKTDDLKAELKRHVRAEIGPIATLDAIYMVDALPKTRSGKIMRRILRNLAAGQYVGLGDLSTLADSSVINDLVEEVKAGRGE, encoded by the coding sequence ATGACTCAGAAATCATTTCCTATCTCAGCCGAGTTTATGGCTGCTGCCAATACCACACCTGATAAGTACCTTACAGACTACCAGCAATCTATCGAATCACCCGAAGCCATTGATGCTTTTTGGGCGAAGCGTGCTGAGCTAATCGACTGGATAAAAAAGCCGACCAAAGTCAGTAACGTCAATTATGACTTAGATGATTTTCGCATCAAGTGGTTTGAAGATGGTGAGCTGAACATTTCAGTCAACTGTCTTGATCGTCACCTCGAAGAAAACCCATACAAGCCTGCTATCATCTGGGAAGGTGATCACCCTTCACTGCACAAAATCATTTCTTTTAAAGAGCTACATGAAGCTGTCTGCCGTTTGGGTAATTCATTGCGCAAGCTTGGCGTTGTAAAAGGTGACCGCGTAACGCTATATATGCCGATGATACCGGAAGCTATGGTAGCGATGCTGGCATGTGCGCGTATCGGTGCGGTGCATTCAGTGGTGTTTGGTGGTTTTTCTGCCGAGAGTCTGGGCAATCGCTTGATAGATAGTCGCTCAAAAGTTGTTATTACCGCTGACGAAGGTTTACGTGGCGGCAAGCACACACCGCTTAAAGCCAATGTCGATCACGCACTCGACATGGATGGTACTGAGAGTGTCGAAAAAGTCATCGTCGTTCATCGTACGGGTAACTCTATACCGATGAGTGGCCGCCGTGATGTGTGGTATCACAATTTGGTCGATGGTCAATCAGAGATCTGCGAGCCTGAAGTCATGAACGCCGAAGACCCGCTATTCTTGTTATACACCTCTGGTTCTACAGGTAAGCCAAAAGGTGTAGTGCATACTACAGGCGGCTATATCACCTATGCTATCTCAACGTTCCGTGATGTGTTTGATATCAAAGAAGATGACGTCTATTGGTGTACGGCAGATGTGGGCTGGATTACTGGTCACACGTATTCAACCTATGCACCACTGGCCAATGGCACGACAACGGTAATGTTTGAAGGTGTACCAGAGCATCCAACATGGGCACGTATCGGTCATATTATTGATAAGCATGACGTGACTATCCTATACACTGCACCAACAGCCATTCGAGCAATGATGAAAGAGGGCGATGCTTTCGTTCGAGAGTCGGATCGTTCTAGTTTGCGTCTGCTAGGGTCAGTCGGTGAGCCCATCAACCCAGAAGCGTGGGACTGGTATTACAATGTCGTCGGTGATGGTAAATGTCCTATCGTCGATACATGGTGGCAGACCGAGACTGGTGGTATCTTAATGGCGCCAATACCAGGCACGGTCGATCTCAAACCGGGCGCGGCAATGACACCGCTATATGGCGTCAAACCAGAAGTCGTCGATAGTGATGGTGCGATTTTAGAAGGCCCTGCAGAAGGCAATTTGGTGATCAGTAGCGGTTGGCCGGGGCAGATGCGTACCATCTACAATGATCATCCACGCTTTTTGAAGACTTACTTTAGCGATTATCCGGGTCATTATTTCACAGGTGATGGCGCTCAGCGTGATGAAGATGGGCATTACTGGATTACCGGTCGTGTCGATGATGTACTCAACGTGGCAGGGCATCGCTTAGGCACAGCAGAGATTGAAAGCGCCGTGGTTGCGCATCCTGCAACTGCTGAAGCTGCGATCGTCGGTATGCCGCATGAGATACGCGGTACAGGTATCTGTGCATTTATCATTCTAAAGTCAGGTGAAGAAAAGACCGACGATCTAAAAGCAGAATTAAAACGCCATGTGCGTGCCGAGATTGGACCAATTGCGACTTTAGATGCCATCTATATGGTCGATGCACTACCAAAAACGCGCTCAGGAAAAATCATGCGCCGTATCTTGCGTAACCTTGCAGCAGGGCAATATGTGGGACTGGGTGACCTATCTACGCTTGCCGATAGCTCGGTGATTAATGACTTGGTCGAAGAAGTAAAAGCAGGCCGCGGAGAGTAG
- a CDS encoding NAD(P)/FAD-dependent oxidoreductase yields MTDHALCLTVLSAPKIAIIGGGLTGLLTATLLERASNQSSSSSNTPQITIFEKSRSVGRLATRYRSDSKTDKNWQWSFGAQFFTAKTADFQQFIAPWLDTGLLQPWCAEVVELTPSSDNEQPPNIQSKEQWDAVHARYISIPKMTSWGRELAAALKYTTIVFKTRVAPLAQYLQYQNQQQSQHQTFNQNSKQTELFDETGASLGWFDWVIYTAPNGQALELMADSGFAQQDKITKPQMQACYTLMLGWDDVQKLPETLNGQLAPQWDVAYLNSAILDRIFIEHKKPAHGELLPSVTIHARNDWSESHVDDDMELVKEQLLQAAKQALNWNEDSAPSQTDCHRWRYAATIVNKDTEELGILIDATKQWIVSGDWCAKGNIESCYRMAQQTVKAIMQIQ; encoded by the coding sequence ATGACTGATCATGCTTTGTGCTTAACTGTTCTATCTGCCCCAAAGATCGCCATCATCGGTGGTGGCCTGACGGGTTTGCTCACCGCAACACTATTAGAACGCGCGTCAAACCAATCAAGCTCGTCATCTAACACCCCGCAAATCACTATCTTTGAAAAGTCACGTAGTGTAGGCCGTTTAGCGACCCGCTATCGCAGCGATAGTAAAACTGATAAAAACTGGCAATGGTCGTTCGGTGCGCAGTTTTTTACTGCGAAAACTGCTGACTTTCAACAATTTATCGCGCCTTGGTTAGATACAGGGTTACTACAGCCGTGGTGTGCCGAAGTGGTTGAGTTAACGCCATCAAGTGACAATGAGCAACCGCCTAATATCCAAAGCAAAGAGCAATGGGACGCGGTGCATGCACGCTATATCAGCATACCAAAAATGACCAGTTGGGGCCGTGAATTGGCCGCCGCGCTTAAGTACACGACCATAGTATTTAAGACCCGTGTCGCACCGCTCGCTCAGTATTTACAGTATCAAAATCAGCAGCAGTCTCAGCACCAAACTTTTAATCAAAACAGTAAGCAAACTGAGCTATTTGACGAAACTGGAGCCAGTCTGGGTTGGTTTGATTGGGTTATTTACACAGCGCCAAATGGTCAGGCATTAGAGCTAATGGCAGATAGCGGTTTTGCTCAACAAGACAAAATTACTAAACCGCAAATGCAAGCCTGCTATACGCTGATGCTTGGTTGGGATGATGTGCAAAAGCTACCTGAAACATTAAATGGCCAACTAGCACCGCAATGGGATGTCGCTTATTTAAATAGCGCTATTCTTGATAGGATATTCATTGAGCATAAAAAGCCTGCTCATGGTGAACTACTACCAAGTGTCACCATTCATGCACGTAATGACTGGTCAGAATCCCACGTCGATGATGATATGGAGTTGGTAAAAGAACAATTATTACAGGCGGCAAAACAAGCATTAAACTGGAATGAAGACAGCGCACCTAGCCAAACAGATTGTCATCGTTGGCGCTATGCAGCTACTATCGTAAATAAGGATACTGAAGAGTTGGGCATCTTAATCGATGCAACCAAACAATGGATCGTCAGTGGTGACTGGTGTGCTAAAGGTAATATTGAAAGCTGCTATCGAATGGCGCAGCAAACCGTTAAGGCAATCATGCAAATACAGTAA
- the pgsA gene encoding CDP-diacylglycerol--glycerol-3-phosphate 3-phosphatidyltransferase codes for MTDSTHLHTQEEPPSSKNTKSIFNLPNNLTIARILMIPLFVAIAYWPPAMGIGMPAISDNVIARVGMSEFSDSLLRHLLLTGVFIIAAITDWLDGYFARKLNVMSAFGRFLDPVADKLMVAVALIVLVQWHPNIIMAIAAIVIISREIAVSALREWMAELGKSTSVAVSYVGKLKTTFQMVAITVLLLNWQSLETIGYVLMVAAVILTLWSMMIYLKAAWPYLKQSG; via the coding sequence ATGACTGACAGCACGCATTTGCATACGCAGGAAGAACCGCCAAGTTCGAAAAATACCAAAAGTATTTTTAACTTGCCTAACAACCTTACGATTGCGCGTATTTTGATGATTCCGCTATTTGTCGCGATTGCTTATTGGCCGCCAGCCATGGGTATCGGTATGCCTGCGATTTCAGATAATGTCATTGCGCGCGTTGGGATGAGCGAGTTTAGCGATAGCTTATTACGCCATTTATTATTGACCGGCGTCTTTATTATTGCCGCGATTACTGATTGGCTCGATGGGTATTTTGCTCGTAAACTAAATGTCATGTCAGCCTTTGGTCGATTTTTGGACCCTGTTGCTGATAAATTAATGGTAGCTGTAGCGCTCATCGTTCTTGTACAGTGGCATCCTAATATCATTATGGCGATAGCGGCTATTGTCATTATCTCGCGTGAGATCGCGGTATCAGCATTACGCGAATGGATGGCAGAGTTGGGCAAAAGCACTAGCGTCGCAGTATCTTATGTAGGCAAACTAAAGACTACGTTCCAGATGGTAGCAATTACCGTACTATTGCTTAATTGGCAGTCGCTTGAAACCATCGGTTATGTATTAATGGTCGCCGCTGTGATACTTACCTTATGGTCGATGATGATTTATCTAAAAGCAGCTTGGCCTTATTTAAAGCAAAGCGGATAA
- a CDS encoding pyridoxamine 5'-phosphate oxidase family protein — MSRQDHIDKVQELVKEVKFAMMTTRTHEGHLHACPMTTSETSIGAKEIWFIGDKTTETIKDIEKDPQVNLAYVSQDSKDYVSINGKAELVEDQEKLDELWSPIYNAFYEQGKEDPNVQLIKVVPHGAEYWLSGSSVVNMFKMTTAAVMDGKKATNLGENNSVTL; from the coding sequence ATGAGTAGACAAGACCATATCGATAAAGTACAAGAACTGGTAAAAGAAGTAAAATTTGCCATGATGACCACTCGTACTCATGAAGGCCATTTACATGCCTGCCCAATGACCACTAGCGAGACGAGCATTGGTGCAAAAGAAATTTGGTTTATTGGCGATAAAACCACTGAAACCATCAAAGATATTGAAAAAGACCCACAAGTGAACTTGGCCTATGTCAGTCAAGATTCAAAAGACTATGTCTCAATCAACGGTAAAGCAGAGTTGGTCGAAGACCAAGAGAAGTTAGACGAGCTATGGTCGCCAATTTACAATGCGTTTTATGAGCAAGGTAAAGAAGATCCAAATGTACAGTTAATCAAAGTCGTCCCACACGGTGCAGAGTACTGGCTAAGCGGTAGCTCAGTAGTCAATATGTTTAAGATGACCACTGCTGCAGTAATGGACGGTAAGAAAGCGACCAACTTAGGCGAAAACAACTCAGTAACGCTATAA
- the purL gene encoding phosphoribosylformylglycinamidine synthase: MMTIAGQPFLTDFQTQQLISQFQQKTELNVSQISTQQVYVLSRELSGDEHKKALDLLAVDQSATLNAPQDNQLQVIVGPRFGTISPWASKATDIFNNCEIEINRVERVVVYTLTLDEKIDSDAGEKLPVDAEQLLFDRMTQSLVYDLSDVSKLFDDQAPASLNYVDVIGQGQSALESANTEFGFALSSEDIDYLMNAYVNELKRNPTDVELMMFAQANSEHCRHKIFNAQWTVDGEVQPKSLFQMIKNTYQSNPQGILSAYKDNAAVMAGSDGMRFYPIPTDAMDANSIHPYDFHQENIDILMKVETHNHPTAIAPYSGAATGAGGEIRDEGATGRGGKPKAGLTGFHVSHLHIPELSEKWEQSGQLSTQDYGTPDRMATSLEIMTEAPLGSANFSNEFGRPNLCGYFRSFQLDTSAAKDGSEMRGYHKPIMLAGGYGNIKRNLIEKNAIRKGDLLIVLGGPAMQIGLGGGAASSVDSGDLDEGLDFASVQRDNAEMERRCQEVLDRCWALAGDDVDVSNNSKDGNPIVSLHDVGAGGLSNAMPELVNDHEMGAHLNLRKIPSLEAGMSPMAIWSNEAQERYVLAIRPESKDQFDAICARERCPYAILGEATDIRQLIVDDELLTEQPVDMPMQVLLGGTPKMQRSFERTESTLPALELGDVNLAESITDVLRHPTVASKSFLISIGDRSITGMVVRDQYVGRYQVPVSDCAVTASGLVALDGQPMTGEAMSVGERTPVALISPKASARLAVGEAITNIAGARIAQLSDITMSANWMAACGDDVEDAALFDAVHAIGEELCPALGIAIPVGKDSLSMRANWTDNENGENKDKSVVSPMSLVVTAFAPVVDVAKTLTPELINGDSAFYRIDLSKGKLRLGGSILAQTLSQLGNDCPDLAQPSDLVDFFNFIQAGNEQGVISAYHDIGDGGLLATIAEMQFTSRQGIKLSLNDDNLLGQLFSEELGAVIQVLPENVAALMQLAEEFNVADMLSLVGQSSEEDSLLIQTPMLMGDDTLRFSRAELQQAWTQVSYQIARRRDNPACVQQEYDLISDASHKGLIAAPNFDLNQKVEEPYLASRENKPRVAILREQGVNGQTEMAAGFTQAGFEAVDVHMSDLLSGRINLRDFDGLVACGGFSYGDVLGAGSGWANSILFHDELRMQFVRFFARPDTFSLGVCNGCQMMAQLKDLIPGAENFPRFVANKSARFEARTVNVKVERTKSILFKGMQDSILPIAVAHGEGYATLDNTEIDGMAKHGQLAMRYVDSQGHPTETYPLNPNGSLGGVTGLCSTDGRVTIMMPHPERNLKAYNHSWKPEEWDEDGAWMRMFRNARAWLR, from the coding sequence ATGATGACCATCGCCGGACAACCGTTTCTTACCGATTTTCAGACGCAGCAACTCATCAGTCAGTTTCAGCAAAAAACCGAGCTAAATGTCAGTCAAATAAGTACTCAGCAAGTGTATGTGCTATCACGAGAGCTATCTGGTGATGAACATAAAAAAGCGCTAGATCTACTGGCGGTTGACCAGTCAGCAACGCTAAATGCGCCGCAAGACAACCAACTACAAGTCATCGTTGGGCCACGTTTTGGTACGATATCGCCATGGGCAAGTAAAGCAACAGATATCTTTAATAACTGTGAAATCGAGATCAACCGCGTTGAGCGTGTCGTTGTTTATACGTTAACCCTCGATGAAAAAATAGACAGTGACGCAGGCGAAAAACTACCAGTAGACGCTGAGCAGTTATTGTTTGACCGTATGACTCAGAGCTTGGTTTATGACTTGAGCGATGTCAGCAAATTGTTTGACGATCAAGCGCCAGCCTCATTGAACTATGTTGATGTGATCGGACAAGGTCAGTCAGCACTAGAATCAGCTAATACAGAATTTGGCTTTGCGTTATCAAGTGAAGACATTGACTATTTGATGAATGCCTATGTCAATGAGCTAAAGCGTAATCCAACTGACGTTGAGCTGATGATGTTTGCACAGGCCAACTCAGAGCATTGCCGTCATAAGATTTTCAATGCTCAGTGGACAGTTGATGGTGAAGTGCAGCCAAAATCACTGTTCCAAATGATTAAAAACACGTACCAGTCGAACCCACAAGGTATCTTGTCAGCGTATAAAGACAATGCTGCGGTGATGGCAGGGTCTGACGGTATGCGTTTTTATCCTATCCCAACCGACGCGATGGATGCCAATTCAATCCATCCTTACGACTTTCATCAAGAAAACATCGATATCTTAATGAAAGTTGAGACGCACAATCACCCAACAGCAATTGCCCCTTATTCTGGTGCGGCTACAGGTGCTGGCGGTGAGATTCGTGACGAAGGTGCGACTGGTCGTGGCGGTAAGCCAAAAGCGGGTCTAACAGGATTCCACGTATCACATCTGCATATCCCAGAGCTTAGCGAAAAGTGGGAGCAGTCAGGTCAATTGAGCACGCAGGATTATGGTACGCCGGATCGTATGGCAACCAGCCTTGAGATCATGACCGAAGCGCCACTAGGCTCAGCCAACTTCTCAAACGAGTTTGGTCGTCCAAATCTATGCGGTTACTTCCGTAGTTTTCAGCTAGATACTTCTGCCGCAAAAGACGGTAGCGAGATGCGCGGCTATCATAAGCCAATCATGTTGGCAGGTGGTTACGGCAATATCAAACGCAACCTGATTGAAAAAAATGCGATTCGAAAAGGCGATTTGCTCATCGTCCTTGGTGGCCCTGCGATGCAAATCGGTCTGGGCGGCGGTGCAGCATCGTCAGTCGATAGTGGTGACCTTGATGAAGGCTTAGACTTTGCCTCAGTTCAGCGCGATAACGCTGAGATGGAGCGTCGTTGCCAAGAAGTCCTTGATCGCTGCTGGGCACTAGCGGGCGATGATGTCGATGTAAGTAATAACAGTAAAGACGGCAACCCAATTGTCTCACTACATGATGTAGGGGCAGGTGGTTTGTCTAACGCGATGCCAGAACTGGTCAATGATCATGAAATGGGCGCGCATCTGAACTTGCGTAAGATCCCATCGTTAGAAGCTGGCATGTCACCAATGGCTATCTGGTCAAACGAGGCGCAAGAGCGTTATGTGCTGGCGATTCGCCCAGAGAGCAAAGATCAGTTCGATGCGATCTGTGCCCGTGAGCGCTGCCCATATGCCATCTTGGGCGAGGCAACCGATATTCGTCAGTTAATCGTTGATGATGAGCTATTAACTGAGCAACCAGTCGATATGCCGATGCAAGTACTGCTCGGCGGTACACCAAAGATGCAACGTAGCTTTGAGCGTACCGAGAGCACATTACCAGCATTAGAGCTTGGCGATGTGAATCTAGCTGAATCAATCACCGATGTATTGCGTCACCCAACGGTGGCTAGCAAATCATTCTTGATTAGCATTGGTGACCGTTCTATCACGGGTATGGTCGTGCGTGATCAGTATGTGGGTCGCTATCAAGTACCTGTATCAGATTGTGCGGTGACTGCTTCTGGCTTGGTGGCATTAGATGGTCAGCCAATGACTGGCGAAGCCATGAGTGTCGGCGAGCGTACGCCTGTTGCGCTTATCAGTCCAAAAGCCTCGGCGCGTCTAGCGGTCGGTGAAGCGATTACTAACATCGCTGGTGCGCGTATCGCTCAATTGTCTGATATTACGATGTCAGCGAACTGGATGGCCGCGTGTGGTGATGATGTAGAAGATGCTGCATTGTTCGATGCGGTACACGCAATCGGCGAAGAGCTATGCCCAGCACTCGGTATCGCTATCCCTGTTGGTAAAGACTCCTTATCTATGCGTGCCAATTGGACTGATAACGAGAATGGTGAAAATAAAGATAAGTCAGTTGTGTCGCCAATGAGTTTGGTCGTAACTGCGTTTGCCCCTGTCGTTGACGTCGCAAAAACGCTAACCCCTGAGCTAATCAATGGCGATAGCGCGTTCTACCGTATTGACTTGTCAAAAGGTAAATTGCGTTTAGGCGGTTCAATCCTTGCGCAAACGCTTAGCCAACTAGGCAACGACTGCCCAGATTTAGCGCAGCCAAGTGATTTGGTCGACTTCTTTAACTTTATCCAAGCGGGTAATGAGCAAGGCGTCATCAGCGCTTATCACGATATCGGTGATGGCGGTCTGTTGGCAACTATCGCAGAAATGCAGTTTACCAGCCGTCAGGGTATCAAGCTGTCATTAAATGATGACAACTTACTTGGTCAACTGTTCAGTGAAGAGCTAGGTGCGGTTATCCAAGTATTACCAGAAAACGTCGCGGCTTTAATGCAATTGGCAGAAGAGTTTAACGTTGCTGATATGCTCAGCCTCGTTGGTCAAAGCTCTGAAGAAGACAGCTTACTAATTCAAACGCCAATGCTTATGGGTGACGACACCTTACGCTTTAGCCGTGCTGAATTACAGCAAGCATGGACGCAGGTCAGCTATCAAATCGCGCGTCGCCGTGATAATCCAGCGTGCGTACAGCAAGAGTATGACTTGATTAGCGACGCTAGCCATAAAGGTCTTATCGCTGCGCCAAACTTTGATTTGAATCAGAAAGTTGAAGAGCCATACTTGGCAAGCCGCGAGAATAAGCCAAGAGTCGCTATCTTGCGTGAGCAAGGCGTCAATGGTCAGACAGAGATGGCAGCAGGCTTTACCCAAGCTGGCTTTGAAGCGGTCGATGTACACATGAGTGATCTACTCAGTGGTCGCATCAATCTACGTGACTTCGACGGTTTGGTCGCTTGTGGTGGCTTTAGTTATGGTGACGTACTCGGCGCTGGCTCTGGCTGGGCGAACTCTATCTTGTTCCATGACGAGCTACGCATGCAGTTTGTCCGCTTCTTTGCCCGTCCTGATACCTTCTCACTAGGTGTCTGTAACGGCTGTCAGATGATGGCTCAGTTAAAAGACCTCATCCCAGGTGCAGAAAACTTCCCACGTTTCGTCGCGAACAAATCAGCTCGTTTTGAAGCGCGTACCGTCAACGTAAAAGTTGAGCGTACCAAGTCTATCCTGTTCAAAGGGATGCAAGACAGTATCTTGCCAATCGCTGTGGCGCATGGTGAAGGTTACGCCACGCTAGACAACACAGAAATCGACGGTATGGCAAAACACGGTCAGCTTGCGATGCGTTATGTCGATAGCCAAGGTCATCCAACTGAGACGTATCCGCTCAATCCAAACGGTTCGCTCGGTGGTGTCACGGGTCTATGTAGCACCGATGGTCGCGTCACTATCATGATGCCGCATCCTGAGCGTAACCTAAAAGCCTATAACCACAGCTGGAAACCAGAAGAGTGGGATGAGGACGGCGCGTGGATGCGTATGTTCCGTAACGCTCGCGCTTGGTTGCGCTAG
- a CDS encoding ACT domain-containing protein, whose protein sequence is MSGITDVNELLSSMQPALVDELFVFCTVKGELAEYVNLAPIATFVEPEGLTLVLTKDKADEAGLQYEGVFRQITLTVHSSLEAVGLTAAIATKLTSKGISANVIAAYYHDHIFVSNDKAEQALSALKELSNI, encoded by the coding sequence ATGTCAGGAATCACAGATGTCAATGAGCTATTGAGTTCGATGCAGCCAGCACTGGTTGATGAATTATTTGTGTTTTGTACTGTAAAAGGGGAACTAGCAGAATACGTAAACTTAGCACCAATCGCGACGTTTGTAGAGCCAGAAGGGCTGACTTTGGTGCTAACAAAAGACAAAGCTGACGAGGCAGGTTTACAGTATGAGGGCGTGTTTCGACAAATCACTTTGACTGTGCATTCAAGCCTAGAAGCGGTAGGTCTAACCGCAGCAATAGCAACCAAGCTGACCTCAAAGGGTATCAGTGCCAATGTGATCGCTGCCTATTATCATGACCATATATTTGTGTCGAATGATAAGGCGGAGCAGGCACTATCAGCGTTAAAAGAGTTGAGTAATATATAA